The genomic segment ACGGTGTGCTGGAAGTTCCGCCGTTCGGTAGCTCGGCAGTAAAGAAACCGGAAAGGACATAGCCATGCTGCAAGCATTGATGAGCTATGGAGAGGGCCTCGACTCTGAGCCTGGGTTTAAGACCCGCGAAGTGCGTTGGTGTGTTGAGCTGGGCGCTGATGGACGTTTTCTGAATGTGTTGCCGCTGGGTGATGGCAAGCGCGGCGCATCGTATCTCCGTTGCCCTGATATGCACAATATGAATGCTGGCGGCAAATCACATTTTTTGGTGGAGATGGCCCAGACAGTCGTGCTTCTGTTCAAGGGTAGTGAAGGGCAGGACAAGATTGAAGGAGCGCACGCTAAACACCAATTTTTTGTTGAAATGCTGCGCTCGGCATCGAAGGTATCTTCGCATCTTACTGCCATCGCGAATGCACTGGAAGATGAATCCAGTCTGGGCGAAATACGAAAGTCCCTGTCAGAAAACAAAGCCAAGCCTGCTGACTGGCTTGGCTGGCGGGTAGACGGTATTGATCCGCGCGAGGATAAAACCATTCAGGCTTGGTGGCGAGAATGGCGAAAGAAGGATATGCAGAGAGGCCGACCTGGTTCAACGCCTTCTGGCGCGAGCGATATGGTTTGCTTCCTCACGGGTAATACCACACAACCCTTGCCGACTCACCCTAAGATTACAGGGTTATCTGGTGTCGGTGGCTTGAGCATGGGCGATGTGATGGTGGGCTTCGATAAAGCCGCGTTCGGTTCTTTCGGCCTGGATCAGTCGGCCAATGCTGCTATGAGCACCGAAGCAGCTCAGAAGTATGTGGATGGCCTCAACGACTTGATTCGCCACCATTCCCGCAAGCTCGCCAATGCTTTGGTTATTCACTGGTTCAAGGTGCAGGTTGCCCCACAAGACGATCCATTGGAATGGTTGAACGGCTTCGAGTCGCAAGAACAAACGGAAGCGGCTGCACTGGGGGCTGCG from the Nitrospira sp. genome contains:
- the cas8c gene encoding type I-C CRISPR-associated protein Cas8c/Csd1; this translates as MLQALMSYGEGLDSEPGFKTREVRWCVELGADGRFLNVLPLGDGKRGASYLRCPDMHNMNAGGKSHFLVEMAQTVVLLFKGSEGQDKIEGAHAKHQFFVEMLRSASKVSSHLTAIANALEDESSLGEIRKSLSENKAKPADWLGWRVDGIDPREDKTIQAWWREWRKKDMQRGRPGSTPSGASDMVCFLTGNTTQPLPTHPKITGLSGVGGLSMGDVMVGFDKAAFGSFGLDQSANAAMSTEAAQKYVDGLNDLIRHHSRKLANALVIHWFKVQVAPQDDPLEWLNGFESQEQTEAAALGAARRLLESIRKGERVDLGNNRYYALALSGASGRVMVRDWMEGRFEDLVCNIEAWFADLAIVARDGRGQAHDPKFMAVCGALVRELKDLPAPTSATLWKVAVQRLPIPQPLMAQALARFRTDLVDKDQPPFNHARMGFIKAYFVRLQPGGAHAMTAYLNSDHPEPAYHCGRLLAVFSNLQRAALGDVGAGVVQRYYAAASQTPGLILGRLTSNARNHLGKLEGGLAWWYENQIADVMGHLGDGAPRILDLNGQGLFALGYYQQLAALRSGKNSNETEQGENQ